The nucleotide sequence TATTGAGTATCTGTAATTAAAACTTCTTTGATCTATACTGTCCCCCTCTATTGCAGACATTATGTGTACTTCAACTACGGAGGGTTCAATTTCAGACCTGAATTCTGTTGTTGTGCCTTGAAACGACAAATCTCCACTATTGACTGATTGGTTCTCCCCTCTGCAATAGACTTTTGCTCTCAATTCTTTTTCGGCTATCTCTTGCGTTTCAACAACAATTTTTATTCTGTTGCCTGACAACTGTAGTTTCTTGATTCTTGCCCTGAAATCAGGTATTAAGATTTCAATACGGTTATCTACATTGCGCCATCCATCTTCGGGTAAAGTAAGGTCAAAAAAGCCTTCAATTGCGTCTGTTCCATTTGGGAATAAAGGCAATCCAATTTTAGACAGAGGTTTCTGTGGAATGATTCTGTTTGTTTCTGAACTTATGGAGCTTTCAATATAGAGTGTAGGCCAATACGGCAATGTGTATCCATAACGTCTGCCACTTGGTAACACTTCTGTATGACCAAAACTGGCTTTTACTGGTGTTTCTTGGAAATTGCAAATTTTCAAAGCGTTTTTCTCAAAAATTGATCGTAATAATGTTATTGATTCGGGTATGTCGATAAAGTTTTTAATTAAAACAAAATTGCCATAGTCAAGCTTCTCGTTTATGTGCTTTTTTTCTCCTCTCCAAAGGAATGATATGCGACCAAAGTTGACTTTCCACTCCTCTTTTTCATCTTTAGATAATGCAAATGCTGTCATTACTTGACCATAATTGTTTTTCCGGTGTTCAATTGTCTTTATGGCGTCCTCCAGTTTTCTATTGGTGTTATTGGTCGACATTAATTTTACATCCAAACTAGACTCCACATTGTATTAGATATGTGTTGATTACTCCTGGCTATTTTGGCAATTTGTTGTGGGTGATTTGTATCTTATGCTTGTATGATGCTAGTTAACATCATGTATTTTATTGGGGGGGGGGGGAGTGGACTCAAAGAATTGTTTTTGTGTGGTATTTTTGAGTGTAGCGATAACTCTCAAGATGATGATCCTTTGGCGTCTTTGTGTTTGCTGGGATTGTATGGGATAATTCTTAAAGGTAACAGTAAACGTTATATCGTCCAAAGGCTCTCTTCATGCTTTCATAAGCACTAGCTGATATGCTTACGGTGCAAGAAGCATTAGGGAAATAAAATTAGAGGTCACTTAATATGAGTGAAAAGTGTCTCGCTGCAGTAAAAATCAATCAAGACCTGTGTAGTCGATGTGGAGTATGCTATTCTATATGCCCGTTTGAAGCCATAAACCGTGACGATGAAAGCGGTGAAGTGGCAATTGATGAACAAAAATGTCAAGTTTGCGGAATCTGTTACAGCGCTTGCCCCGTTTCTGCTATAGAAATGGCGTATTACGACTACAACCAATTATCTGACTACGTTAATTCTTTGAGAGAAAAAGTTAAAGGCGACACGCTTGTCGTGATGTGCCGCGGAAACTCTCCTTCCAACTGCGAAGTCGAAGAGATTCTGACCAACCACGGCTTAAGCATCGAAAACTATCTGCCTTTGCGTCTGCCCTGTGCAGGTAGAATCCCCACGGATTTTGTCTTTAACGTTCTCAACTCTGGCGTGAAAAACATTATTTCTGTTCAATGTGAAGACGCGTTTTGCCGCATGAAGGAAGGTACCAAAATCAACACGAAACGGTTCCTTCTAAGCAAGAACGTGCTTGAACAGTTAGGGTTTGACGAAAACGCCCTAAGCGTTGTCAAGTACTCACGCAAAGCCGTATGGGACACCGAAAAATGTGTTGGCTGCGACAAATGTGTCACCATCTGCCCCTACGACGCCATCGAAGCACAACCCTTCTCATCACCCAAAGTAATCGAGGACAAATGTGTCGGCTGCGGTGCCTGCCAGCTAGTCTGCCCACACCACGCCATACAAGTCAAAGGCTTCGAATTTGACAACGTCCTTAGCCGCTACACCCAAGCAGCACAAGCCCTCAAAGCCAAAAACAACGCACCCGCAGTTCTAGTCTTCAGCTGCCAATGGTCAGACTACTCCGCCTTGGACAACCCTGAAGATGTGCTCAAAGGCAAAAACGCAATCGTCCTTGAAGTACCCTGCTTCAAATCACTTGACCCCGCCCACGTCATAACCGCACTCAACTGTGGCTTTGACGGCGTCATGGGTGTCGTATGTGCTCCAGACGACTGCAAACTTGAAAAAGGCAGAGACACCGCCGAACGCAACCTTGGCGTCTTGCAAACTGCCCTCAAAAAACTAAACATGCTTGACCGCTTCGAACTCTTTGAACTCTCCCCCCGATGCGAAGGCGACTTCAAAACAAAGTTCGACGGCTTCTACCAAAAAATTTCTGCTCTGCCCCAGCAAAACTGTGCAGTAGCTAAAACCGGAGGCGAATAAACACGTACGAAATAGTAAAGAAAACCCAGCTTGGCCACAAAGAAACCCTCTTTGAAGTAAAGGCGCCCGACATTGCCGCTAAAGCTCAAGCAGGACAATTCATCATGGTGGTCCTTGCTGAAAAGAGCGAACGCATACCCCTAACCATCTGCGGATACGACCAAGAAAAAGGAACCATCTCCTTTGCTTTCCACGAAGTAGGCAAAAGCACCAAAGAGCTTGGCTTGCTAAAGGAAGGCGACAGCATCATGAGCATTACTGGTCCCTTGGGAAACCCCTCTGAAGTCAAAAAATTCGGCAAAGTCTTGTGCGTTGGCGGCAGCATCATGATTGCCCCCATCATGCTCCAAGTCAAAGCCATGAAAGAAGCTGGAAACCAAGTGACAACCGTGTTGGGTTGCCGCTCCAAAGAATTCCTGTTCATGGAAGACGAAGCCAAAGCATTAAGCGAGAAAGTCTACATCGCATCTGACGATGGCTCAACTGGCTACAAAGGCTTAGACTTCTTAGCGGACTTACTCAAAACCGAAAAGTTTGACCGCTGCGTCGTCATGGGTCCCGTAGTCATGATGAAACAAGTAAGCGAAATAACCAAACCCCACGGCATCCCCACAATCATCACCATGACCCCAATCATGATTGACGGCATGGGCATGTGCGGAGTATGCCGAGTAACCGTTGACGGCAAGATGCTCTTTGGCTGCGTTGACGGACCAGAATTTGATGGGCATCTAGTCGACTTTGACGAGTTAATCATGCGTCAACGTATGATGCTTCCTGAAGAACGATTAAGTTCAGTTTTGTGGGAAAACAGTGGAGGTTGTAAGTGTGGCAGAAACAAAGCCTAAACCCAAACTAAAGAAAGTAGCCGTTGATATGGCAAAACAAGAACCCGAGGTAAGAGCCAAAAACTTTGACGAAGTAGCCCTAGGCTATACTGAAGAAGAGGCGCTTGAAGAAGCCAGTCGCTGCTTGACATGTCCAAACCCGCAGTGCGTAAAAGGCTGCCCCGTCAGTGTTCCAATCCCAGACTTCATCAAATGCATCAAAGAAAAGAAATACGCCGAAGGCATCGCCACCATCAAAACCAAAAACGCCCTCCCAGCCGTCTGCGGACGTGTATGCCCACAAGAATCCCAATGTCAATCCAAATGTGTCATCGGCAAGATGGGCGACCCCGTAAGCATCGGACGCTTAGAACGCTTCCTTGCTGACTGGGAAAGAGACAACGGTTTCCAACTCCCACCCAAAGCACCCTCAACAGGCAAAAAAGTCGCAGTCGTCGGCGCAGGTCCCGCAGGCTTAACCGTCGCAGCAGACCTAGTCAAACGCGGACACGACATAACCATGTTCGAGGCGCTTCACTTAGGCGGCGGAGTGCTCAGCTACGGTATCCCAGAATTCCGTCTACCCAAAGCCATCGTGCAAAACGAAGTCAACTACGTCAAAAACCTTGGCGTTGACCTACGTTTAGGTAACCTGATTGGCAGAACCCACACCATTCCCGAACTCATGAAAGACGGCTACGACGCAGTCTTCATCGGAAGCGGCGCAGGCTTGCCCTCATTTACCGGCTGCCCCGGCGAAAACCTAGGCGGCGTCTACAGCGCAAACGAGTTCCTCATTCGCGTTAACCTCATGAAAGCCTTCGCGTACCCCGACTACGACACCCCCATACGCATCGGCAAACACGTAGTAGTCATCGGCGGCGGAAACGTAGCCATGGACTGCGCACGATGCTCAATGCGTCTAGGCGCAGACGTCTGCCTACTCTACAGACGCTCCCGCGACGAGCTGCCCGCAAGACTCGAAGAAATCGAAAACGCCGAAGAAGAAGGCCTAGTCTGCAAATTCCTCGCCGCCCCAATTGAATTCTACGGCGACGAACGCGGCTGGGTCAAAAGCATGAAATGCATCTGCATGGAACTAGGCGAACCCGACGAACGCGGCAGACGCAGCGTAAAGAAAATCCCTGGCTCCGAATTCACCATGGACGTTGACACAGTCATCATCGCCATCGGACAAACCCCCAACCCCATCATCCAACGCACCACCGACGGCTTAGAGAGCAACCCCAAACGCGGAACCATCACCGTTGATGACGTAGGCAAAACCAGCCTCGAAGGCGTCTACGCAGGCGGAGACGTAGCCACAGGAGCAGCAACAGTCATTAGCGCTATGGGCGCAGGCAAACGCGCAGCACAAGCAATGCACGAATACCTCGAAAGCAAAAAATAACCCCCTCCCCTATATTTAGCTTGAATTGCCCGTTTTGGGCTTTTCCTTTTTATCTAATTTAGCATTTGAGACTTTTTTGTTGTTGATTGTTTTCTGAAGGTTTATTATTTATCCTGTTGTTTTCTTGGTGAAAGGTTGAGTTCCCTTGACTGATGAAAAGGCATGGTTTAAGTTGTGGCCCTCCGATGTGCCCAAACAGTTGGATTACCCCCAAATTTCCCTACATGAAGTCTTAACCCAAACCGCCCAAAAACACCCCAAACAGGCAGCTATAGCTTTTCTGGGCGCTGAATACAGCTACGAACAGTTAGATGCGCTTTCTAGCCAGTTTTCTGCGGCGCTTGTTTCTTTGGGAGTAAAAAAGGGCGATTGCGTCGCGGTTTACCTGCCCAACGTGCCCCAATTCATAATCGCCTACTTTGGCATCCTAAAAGCTGGTGCTGCCCTAACCGCCATAAGCCCGCTACATCGCGAACGCGAAGTCGAACACCAACTCACAGACTCCAAAGCCAAAGCCCTAATCACACTTGACTCGCTTCTTCCAGTTGTCCAAGCCGTACAAAACAAAACCAGCCTCCAAAGCATAATACTCACCAACCTCACCCAATACGCCCAAAAACCCCCCACCCCAACAATACTCCCCCAAACCCCAAACATACAAGGCTTCCCCGAACTCCTCGCCAAAAACATCAACACAACCCCCACAAAAGTTCCCATAAACCCCGCTGAAGACTTAGCTGCGCTTCAGTACACAGGGGGAACTACGGGCACCGCCAAAGCCGCCATGCTCACCCACCAAAACCTAGTCGCCAACGCCTTCTCTTTTGCTTCTTGGATAAAAGGCGAAGTCACCAAAGAAACCTACCTCACCGCCCTGCCCCTGTTCCACATTTACGGCATGACAACTAGCATGACCTCCCCCATAGTTCAAGCGGCGAAGATGGTTTTGCTCCCCAAATTTGACCCCACAACCGCCCTGCAAACCATCCAAAAACACAAAGTAACCGTTTTCTGCGGCGTCCCAACAATGTACGCGATTTTGCTGAATAATCCTGAGCTTGGCAAGTATGATTTGACCTCTATTCGCGCCTGTATTTCGGGGGCTTCGCCGCTTCCACCTCAAGTGCAAAAAACGTTCATGGAAATCACAGGCGGCTTACTCGCAGAAGGCTACGGCTTAACCGAAGCGTCTCCTGTTACGCACTGCAGCCCTGTGGATAAAACCATGAAAACCGTCAAAGTCGGCTCCATCGGACTGCCCATACCTGGAACTGACGCCAAAATTGTTGATTTAGAAACGGGCACCCAAACGTTGCCGCCTACACAAACTGGCGAGCTCGCCGTTAAAGGGCCGCAAGTCATGAAGGGCTACTGGCAACGACCCGACGAAACCGCCCTAGTCCTGCGCGATGGCTGGCTGCTCACTGGCGATATAGCCCACATGGACGAATACGGCTACTTCTACATAACCGACCGCAAAAAAGACCTCATCAAATACAAAGACTACAGCGTCTACCCCCGAGAAATCGAAGACGTCCTCTACGAACACCCCGCCGTAAAACTCTGCACCGTAATTGGCAAACCCGACCCTATGGCCGGTGAAATCCCCAAAGCCTTCATAGTCCTAAAAGACAACACGCAAGCGACAGCCGACGAAATCAAGGCGTTTGTTAACCAAAAAGTCGCCCCCTACAAAGCCATCCGCGAAATCGAAATCCGCCCCGAACTCCCACTCAGTTCCGCAGGAAAAGTCTTACGACGAACCCTGCGCGACCAAGAAAAACAAAAACAACCTTAACCCTCTCTTTGTTGCGGCTTTAGGGTTTTTGGGCAAGAACCACATTCCACGCCGTCTCTTCTTTTTTGAAAACCTGAACTTTCACAAATCCCGCCGCTTCCAGCAGCCCCTTGATTTCCTCGAGCGCAACGAGGTGTACGTGGGCTTTTTTTATGGTTTCCGCGTTTTTCTTCTCGTAGGCGAGGTCTTTTATCATCTCGTTAATCAGGAGCAGTTTGCCCTGTGGCTTTAGTACCCTGTGGATTTGTTGGAAAGCGTCAAGCAGGCTGCTCCAGAAATAGTAGGTCTCAACCGCCGTGACCAAATCAAACGTGCCCTCTGGGAACTGTAGGTTTTCCACTGAACCTTCAATGATTTCTACGTGTCCCTGTTTAATTAGCTGTGCATTTACCGTTTTGGAGTACGTTACCATATCTTCTGAGTAATCTGTGCCTGCGATTTTTCCTTCGGGTGCCATGCGCGCTAAGCGGTTGACGGTTTTGCCGCCTCCACATCCCACGTCCAAGATTGTGGCGTCCTTAGGGATTTCTACGAACTGCAAGCCCCAAGTCGTAAGCGCCTCATGTTCCGTGTTCATTAAAGCCGCAACTTTCTTGCCCTGCTCTCCTTTTGGGCATCGGAACTGGCTCATGAACGCCGCGTCTTTCTCTTCAGGGTGCATCAAAAAACCACTCTTAAACAGCTTAATAACCGCTTGCCCACCAGACTTGCCAAAAAACTGTTCCTTGCCGCTTCTTTTGTGCTGTTTGGGTCATAATCTATATGAATTCTCTTTTTCCTAGAATAGCTTGAGTGTCTTAGGTTTGCGCGTCAAGCTTACTGTTACGGGGATTGTTCAGGGAGTTGGTTTTCGCCCATTTGTTTACCGCATTGCAGTCAAAAATGGTTTGGCGGGGTACGTTCTTAACCGTGGCGATGCGGGCGTAGAAATTCTTCTTGAAGGCGGTGAGAATGCGGTGGAGCGGTTTTTGGTTGACCTCCAAGAGTTGAAGCCGCCTTTATCTCAAATCCATAGTGTCATACAGACGCCTCTTGACGGAGGTAACCAGTACCGCGGATTTGAGATTCGCCACAGCTCGAGTGAATCTGAGCATTCCGGTTCCGTAGTTCCCCCCGATAGCGCTATCTGCAACGACTGCCTACGAGAACTGCGTGACCCAAAAAACCCGCGCCACGACTACTTTTTCATAACCTGCGTTAACTGTGGTCCACGCTTCACCATCATTGAGCAACTGCCTTATGACCGCGAAAACACCACCATGAAACAGTTCCCCATGTGCAGCTTTTGCCACAAAGAATACATTGACCCCCAAAACCGCCGATTTCACGCCCAAACTGTTGCCTGCCCCACATGTGGACCCAAAGCTTACCTAACCACCAACACAGGTGAACCCCTAAACGCTGCTGACCCCGTGCGCGAAGCAGGCAAACTACTTAGCGAAGGCAACATCCTCGCCGTCAAGGGCTACGGCGGTTTTCACATTGCAGCCTCAACCACAAAAGAGCCGCCCCTACGCAGACTTCGCACATCAAAGCATCGACGCGCCAAACCCTTCGCCGTCATGGCAAAAAACATACCCGCAATCCAATCCTTTGCCGACATTACCCCCAAAAAGCACGAACTGCTAACCTCACCCGCACGCCCCATCGTCCTGCTCAACAAAAACGACCATTACGGTTTGTCGGGGTTGGTGGCTCCTGAGCTGCACAACATCGGCGTTATGCTCCCCTACTCTGCCATGCATTACATGCTCTTTGACAACGTAGCTGACCAAGCTTTTGTCATGACCTCTGCTAATCCCCCTAATCAGCCCATAGTTAAGGATAATCAGGAAGCCCTCAAAATCTTGGGCGAAACCGTGGATTATTTTTTGTTCCATAACCGCGAGATTGCTTACCGCTGTGACGATTCAGTTATGCGAACCCACGGCAGCCGCAACGTGTTTTTGAGAAGAAGCCGCGGTTACGCCCCCGCCCCCGTGATGCTTAAGCAAAAAGCCAAGCGTTGCGTGGTGAGTTTGGGCGGCGAACTAAACAACACCTCCTGTGTCCTTAACGAAAACAAAGCTTTCATCAGCCAACACATAGGCGATGTAGAAAACGTTGAAACCAAACAGTTCCTTCAGCAAGCCACAGAGCATCTTATACGGTTAACAAACAGCCAACCCCAAGCCATCGCCTGCGATTTACACCCAAAATTCACCACCACCCAACTCGCCAAAGCCCTCGCAGAGCAAAACAACTGGCAACTAATCCCTGTACAGCACCACCACGCCCACATCGCCGCTCTAACCGCAGAGCACAACCTCCCCGAAATAGTCGGAGTTGCCTGCGACGGATACGGCTACGGCACCGACGGCACCGCATGGGGCGGAGAAATCCTGCTGTGCACCCAAAACTCAGCCAACTTCAAACGCCTAGCACACCTCGAACCCCAACCCCTCTTAGGCAGCGATCTAGCCACACGTTACCCCCTACGCATAGCCGCAGCCATACTCAACAAAACCACAGACATAACGTCTTGGCTCCAAAACCACGTTCAACATCTGCCCCACGGCGAAATGGAAGCAAACCTCATTTTGACCCAACTCAAAAACGGCAACTCAATTCCCCAAACCACTAGTGTTGGCAGGGTTTTAGATGCAGCCGCCGCCACGTTGGGAATATGCTACGAACGCACCTACGAAGGCGAAGCCGCCATGAAACTAGAAGCCGCCGCGGTAAACGGCAAGGACACCTTAGCGTTGGAGCCGCAAATCTACGGTGACCTGCTTAAGACCACGCCCCTAATCCAGAGCCTCCACGAAAACGCGGGTAAGCTGTCGGTTTCGGATTTGGCTTATAGTGCGCATAAGTATGTCGCGGGGGGGTTGGCGGTTTTGGCAGTGCAGTTTGCTCAAGAGCAGGGCGTTGGGGTGGTGGGTTTGTCTGGTGGCGCGGCGGTTAACGAGTTGCTTGCACGGATAATGCGCGAGGCAGTGGAGGCGGCGAGGTTGCGGTTTGTAGTTCACGAAGCAGTTCCCGCGGGTGATGGTGGCGTGTCTTTTGGGCAGGCGGTTGTTGGAGGCTTTACAGATTTTTAACCAATTGCTTTTTATCGCGGTTTTCGCCTCTTTTACGGGTTGATTTGTTATGTGTTTAGCTATTCCCGCGCGTGTTACAAGCGTTTCAGGCGACAAAGCTCAGGTGGATTTTGGAGAGGGCGTTTTGCGTGAAGTTAACATTGCCCTTGTAGACGCAAAAGTAGACGATTACGTTTTGGTTCACGCTGGCTATGCAATTCAAAAGATGGATCAAAAAGAAGCCCTTGAAACGCTTAGCGTATGGAACGAAGTCCTCGACGCCGCAGAAAACGAGTAGAGGCAAAAGTTTTGGAGCAACAAAACCTGTACCGCGACCCCACCATGGCAAAACGCATAGCCAAAAAAATCTCCGAGTTAACCCCAAAAACAGGCACCGTGAAAATCTGCCACGTCTGCGGCACCCACGAATGGACCATAACCCACTTCGGAATACGCAGCCTGCTCCCCAAAAACATCGAAGTCATTGCGGGTCCTGGTTGTCCTGTTTGTATTTTGCCTGCTTCTGAAGTGGATGCTGCTATAGAGTTGGCTAAACGCGGTGTGGTTGTGACATGCTTTGGTGATGTCCTGCGGGTTCCAGGCTCACATGGATCTTTGCTAGATGCCAAAGCCGACGGCATAGATGTGCGCATCGTGTACAGCACTAGCGACGCAGTGGATATGGCTAAACGTGAACCCGAAAAAGACTTCATGTTCTTCGCAGTCGGTTTTGAAACCACTACCCCTTCCACAGCTCTGGAAATAAACAAAAAACCCCCCAAGAACCTGAGTTTTCTGGTTTCGCACCGTGTGGTTCCACCTGCCATGGAGTTGCTTGCCAAAATGCCCGAACTAAACCTTAACGGCTTCATAGCCCCTGGGCACGTAAGCACCATCATCGGCTTAGAGCCCTACGCGGTTTTCCCCCAAAAGTACAGTTTGCCTACGGTAGTGGCGGGGTTTGAACCGTTGGATTTGCTTTTTGGCGTTTACATGATTGTCAAGCAAATGCGTGCGGGCAAGGCGCGGTTAGAAAACGAGTACTCAAGGGGCGTGAATTGGGAAGGCAACCCTAAAGCCCAAAAACTAATCGCTGACACATTTGATGTGGTGGATGGGAAATGGCGTGGACTACACACTATACCCGACTCTACTTTGGTTCTCAAGGAGAAGTATGGCGCGTATGATGCTTTGCGCAAGTACGGCGTTAAACTCAAAGATGGCATAGACTCACAACCTGGATGTCAGTGCCATTTGGTGGTGGTTGGGAAAATTAAGCCTGATGCTTGCCCCCTGTTTTTGAAGGCTTGCACTCCTCAGAATCCTGTTGGCGCCTGCATGGTCAGCATGGAAGGTACCTGCCGCGTGTGGGCAAAGACGGCTTCAGCAGATTTGCGAAAGAGTTAAACCTTTCATAGTGAATGAATGTTGGCTGTGGTCTGGCTTGGGGGCTTTGGCAGACAAAAAATAAAAGGTCAATATATAGAGGTATATCCGATGATGGCGGCAAATTTGTTTCAAATGTTTTGTGTGAGGTGCAAAATTGTATAGTTATGAATTGGCGTTTATACAGCGAAAACTTGGCGAGTTAGCTGTAAAAGCCAAACTGGAAACGCCGCCTCAACTGGAGATATCTCAAAATGAAAAACTGGCAAGCATCAGGGTTTTTCGCAGGCAGATAACGGTGGGTGAAAACTTTTTGCAGCACTGGCGCAGTGGCTCTTTTGACGAGAAAGATGTTGAAGCTACTTTGGCGCATGAACTTGGGCACATGATGGATTTTAGCCGCTTTTTCCGCTCCGCCAGTTTTTGGAGTTTGCTCTTAGAACGGTTCTATTTCGCTCTTGTCTTGGTTCCCGTGCTGGTCTGCTTCGCCTGTCCATCCATAACATCCCTGCTAGTTTCCTCGTTAATCTTCGTATGTTGGGCTTTGCTTTTGCCTTGGATAACACGCAACACTGGCATACTCATTGAAATAGAAGCCGACAAAAACGCTGCCACCTACCTAGTAGAACCCAAACAACTAGCAGATACCCTGCTGAAAATAAACGCGCTTGTTGTCCCCATCAAAAAATTCGGTTTAGCTGCCAGATTAGACTTTCTAGCAGGCATGCTAACCCAGCCTTCCTGTAGCGAACGACTAAAACACTTAGACACACTCTAACCTCCATGCAACCCTGCAGCGCCGTAAACCTGATTTTACAACCTGCAAACCGCAAGCGTTTTATGTCTAAGCACTTCTTTGTTCAAAGAAGAACCCACAAACATGCCTCGGTGGCCTAGCCTGGTGGGGCGTTACCTTGGTAAGGTAATGGTCGCGGGTCCAAATCCCGCTCGAGGCTCCATATTTCCTCAAAAACTCGTTTTTAGCAGAGGGCTTGTAGGGGTACGATGTAGGGGATTTTGTTGGTGTTGTTTATCATGACTTCGACGCCGTAGACTGTTTTTATGCTGTCGGTGGTTAGGACGGTTTGGGCGTCTCCTGCGGCGTAGATTTTGCCTTTTTCCATCATGACGATTTTGTCGCAGTATCTGTAGGCGAGGTTGAGGTCGTGTATTGCGACGACTGCTGCGAGGTTTTTTTGGGTAACGA is from Candidatus Bathyarchaeota archaeon and encodes:
- the hypD gene encoding hydrogenase formation protein HypD, with translation MERSPRRRRKRVEAKVLEQQNLYRDPTMAKRIAKKISELTPKTGTVKICHVCGTHEWTITHFGIRSLLPKNIEVIAGPGCPVCILPASEVDAAIELAKRGVVVTCFGDVLRVPGSHGSLLDAKADGIDVRIVYSTSDAVDMAKREPEKDFMFFAVGFETTTPSTALEINKKPPKNLSFLVSHRVVPPAMELLAKMPELNLNGFIAPGHVSTIIGLEPYAVFPQKYSLPTVVAGFEPLDLLFGVYMIVKQMRAGKARLENEYSRGVNWEGNPKAQKLIADTFDVVDGKWRGLHTIPDSTLVLKEKYGAYDALRKYGVKLKDGIDSQPGCQCHLVVVGKIKPDACPLFLKACTPQNPVGACMVSMEGTCRVWAKTASADLRKS
- a CDS encoding M48 family metallopeptidase; translation: MYSYELAFIQRKLGELAVKAKLETPPQLEISQNEKLASIRVFRRQITVGENFLQHWRSGSFDEKDVEATLAHELGHMMDFSRFFRSASFWSLLLERFYFALVLVPVLVCFACPSITSLLVSSLIFVCWALLLPWITRNTGILIEIEADKNAATYLVEPKQLADTLLKINALVVPIKKFGLAARLDFLAGMLTQPSCSERLKHLDTL